The following proteins are co-located in the Vigna angularis cultivar LongXiaoDou No.4 chromosome 2, ASM1680809v1, whole genome shotgun sequence genome:
- the LOC108328906 gene encoding protein HUA2-LIKE 2 isoform X1, with amino-acid sequence MPPSRRKSGKKAAAAAAACSQFKVGDLVLAKVKGFPVWPATVDEPQKWGYSADRKKVFVYFFGTQQIAFCNPTDVEAFTEDKKQSLAKRPGRGADFARAVKEIIESYEKLKSDNLDDDTSSDGEVAIANLSNPLDPSANLWSKDEIEAPLEINSQKESSNCVIGRPEVVCAAEDAVALRNESYNVEASLDEPIDNATVTATVKSPFPITLRNEPARRIRSTLQVQAFVVPSNDGENIGDCNSDDYVLADAIQSMDIRRCKHTRKSPNILGCDDTDSLAFASNLSMEDNGSEIITVNSDAFTLHDGSTIDCNLKLEQSEPFECLEGEDDFNRGLDLEIKTIISKKKRRPNRKKETNDAGALNASQILLNMSENSKERYPDQDGDEHLPLVKRARVRMNKSSAEAELNSTIEVQVRSGDEDITDSPHQLTTSSNCENGSRTEVGSLVLKEALVNVSPSNLKAPCSENGSHICKIKKDQMIGFSVNDEAALPPSKRIHRALEAMSANAAEDGQACMESSSSIVASTGRCCISTMKKCPCMTDNNEGGNDLELQRLDSCGIDSSHVSVCSFSARSNTIISIENESSIEVDEQLAKYENEIGKDAIPGDRQQVGEDLSDSVVCFPSKIVSQIHLHGKISRNPDMKCCQVGSNQDSPGPSLLPNCDGNIRPLNHSDASDTLEHGGISLDPVFGDSESDKLLPQNRINVPQNVVVVCEDVKQVVGDSKKINDTHEIVKEVKFKGQEEDMNSVSISNDYSGEKGNLGIVSSPSLTDGRVCLPPGSPPNTTPVCNISTSDSSNILQNGSCSPDVHQKNTLSGPTDGWKDGIVANERSRSVGKSTEAGGAALLYFEAMLGTLTRTKESIGRATRIAIDCAKFGIATKVVEILVRSLENETSLHRRVDLFFLVDSIAQCSRGLKGDIGGVYPSVMKAVLPRLLSAVAPPGNAAKENRRQCLKVLRLWLERKILPESIIRHHMREIDSYSTSAYAGVFSRRSSRRDRPFDDPVRDMEGMLDEYGSNSSFQLPGFCMPRMLEDGGSDSDGGEFEAVTPEHDSETHEVQEMAHAIEKRRHVLEDVDGELEMEDVAPSVDIELNSICNVDRVNVPEFETNLMSFAPPLPQDVPPSSPPPPSSPPPPPPPPPPCPPPPPPPPPPPVPLPATPSTAQLTSATSDQFHVAVDSKGFEDSLTVKANALHPMAQSFAEPRNGQPANEAMQYTVHECRDKQMQMQASTCSFNTLPIQSTDISRNADGGTMHNKCYSIPPPHHVPSNQFSFVHGEHRMKSQREVLPPLPYSNDYHFVPSMKREFGYENHERLKPPSCDYQEIWNVPPSYGPWYHDRGVTAPYGCHPNEPASFPGHGWRFPPPALNYRDSLPFRPHYEDAIPVANRGPSIWQPR; translated from the exons GTGGATGAGCCGCAGAAGTGGGGTTACTCTGCTGATCGGAAGAAAGTATTTGTTTACTTCTTTGGAACCCAACAAAT AGCATTCTGTAATCCTACCGATGTAGAAGCATTTACTGAAGATAAGAAACAATCTCTTGCCAAACGTCCAGGAAGGGGTGCTGATTTCGCACGTGCGGTAAAGGAGATTATTGAAAGttatgaaaaattgaagagTGATAATCTAGATGATGACACTAGTTCTGATGGGGAAGTTGCCATTGCAAATTTATCAAATCCACTTGATCCATCTGCAAACCTATGGTCAAAGGATGAGATCGAGGCTCCTTTGGAAATTAATTCACAAAAGGAATCTTCAAATTGTGTGATTGGCAGACCTGAGGTAGTTTGTGCAGCTGAGGATGCTGTTGCATTGAGGAATGAGTCGTATAATGTAGAGGCATCATTGGATGAACCTATTGATAATGCTACTGTGACTGCAACTGTAAAATCACCTTTTCCAATTACCCTGAGAAATGAACCAGCTCGAAGGATTAGAAGCACATTACAGGTCCAAGCCTTTGTTGTACCTTCTAATGATGGTGAAAATATCGGTGATTGTAATAGTGATGACTATGTATTAGCTGATGCAATTCAGAGTATGGATATACGAAGGTGTAAACATACCAGGAAATCTCCTAATATCTTAGGTTGCGATGATACTGATTCACTTGCATTTGCCTCAAATCTTAGCATGGAGGATAATGGTTCTGAAATTATTACTGTAAATTCTGATGCCTTTACTTTACATGACGGAAGTACAATAGATTGTAATTTAAAACTTGAACAGTCTGAGCCTTTTGAGTGCCTTGAAGGTGAAGATGATTTTAACAGAGGTCTTGATCTAGAAATAAAGACTATAATCagcaagaagaaaagaagaccAAATAGGAAGAAAGAAACTAATGATGCTGGTGCACTGAATGCCAGTCAAATTTTGCTGAATATGAGTGAAAATTCAAAAGAGAGATACCCTGACCAAGATGGAGATGAACACTTGCCCTTGGTGAAACGAGCCAGAGTTAGAATGAATAAATCATCAGCAGAGGCAGAACTCAATAGCACTATAGAAGTCCAGGTGAGGAGTGGTGACGAAGATATTACTGACTCACCACATCAACTAACCACATCCTCAAATTGTGAAAATGGTAGCCGTACTGAAGTAGGCTCATTAGTCTTGAAAGAAGCTTTGGTTAATGTTTCTCCTTCTAACTTAAAAGCTCCATGTTCAGAAAATGGTTctcatatttgtaaaattaagaaAGACCAAATGATTGGCTTTTCTGTGAATGATGAAGCTGCTCTGCCTCCATCTAAACGGATCCATCGTGCTTTGGAAGCAATGTCTGCCAATGCTGCTGAAGATGGTCAAGCTTGCATGGAATCATCATCCTCTATAGTGGCATCAACTGGTAGGTGCTGTATATCTACTATGAAGAAATGTCCTTGTATGACTGATAATAATGAAGGAGGTAACGATTTAGAACTTCAAAGGTTGGATTCTTGTGGCATTGATTCTTCTCATGTTAGTGTATGTAGTTTCTCAGCTCGTTCAAATACAATTATTTCCATAGAGAATGAGTCATCTATAGAAGTGGATGAGCAGTTGGCCAAGTACGAAAATGAAATTGGGAAGGATGCCATCCCTGGTGATAGACAGCAAGTTGGTGAAGATCTTAGTGATTCTGTTGTTTGTTTTCCTTCCAAAATAGTTTCTCAAATTCACTTACATGGCAAAATTTCTCGTAATCCTGATATGAAATGTTGTCAAGTTGGAAGCAATCAAGATTCACCAGGTCCATCCTTGTTACCAAATTGTGATGGCAACATCAGGCCTTTGAACCATTCAGATGCATCGGATACATTAGAGCATGGCGGAATAAGTCTTGATCCTGTGTTCGGGGACAGTGAAAGTGATAAATTATTACCTCAAAACAGAATTAACGTGCCCCAAAATGTGGTGGTTGTTTGTGAGGATGTGAAGCAAGTAGTTGGTGACAGCAAAAAAATTAATGACAC GCATGAGATTGTTAAAGAAGTGAAATTTAAAGGACAAGAGGAGGATATGAATTCTGTTTCAATATCAAATGATTATTCAGGTGAAAAGGGTAATTTAGGGATTGTGTCAAGCCCATCTTTGACTGATGGCAGAGTCTGCCTTCCACCAGGTTCACCTCCAAACACAACACCAGTCTGCAATATTTCTACATCAGACAGTAGTAATATCCTTCAAAATGGAAGTTGTAGCCCTGATGTACACCAAAAAAACACTTTATCGGGTCCTACTGATGGATGGAAAGATGGGATTGTGGCAAATGAACGATCAAGATCTGTGGGCAAGTCAACTGAAGCAGGAGGTGCTGCTTTGTTGTACTTTGAAGCAATGCTTGGGACATTGACAAGGACAAAGGAAAGTATTGGTCGAGCAACACGCATTGCTATTGACTGTGCAAAGTTTGGCATTGCAACTAAG GTGGTTGAAATTCTTGTTCGTAGTCTGGAAAATGAGACGAGCCTGCATCGGAGGGTGGATCTGTTTTTTCTTGTTGATTCTATTGCTCAATGTTCTCGAGGGTTGAaag GAGACATTGGTGGAGTGTATCCATCCGTCATGAAAGCAGTGCTGCCACGTCTATTGTCTGCAGTTGCACCTCCTGGAAATGCTGCAAAAGAAAATCGTCGTCAGTGTCTTAAG GTATTAAGGCTGTGGTTGGAGAGAAAAATCCTTCCTGAATCCATTATTCGGCATCATATGCGGGAAATAGACTCATACAGCACTTCAGCTTATGCAGGTGTCTTCTCACGCCGTTCATCAAGAAGAGACAGGCCTTTTGATGACCCTGTCAGAGACATGGAGGGCATGCTTGATGAATATGGAAG CAACTCAAGTTTTCAGCTACCTGGATTTTGCATGCCCCGAATGCTTGAAGATGGAGGAAGTGATTCTGATGGAGGGGAGTTTGAGGCTGTTACTCCTGAGCATGATTCTGAAACACATGAAGTGCAAGAAATGGCTCATGCAATTGAAAAACGCAGGCATGTGTTGGAAGATGTTGATGGTGAGCTTGAAATGGAAGATGTGGCTCCCTCTGttgatattgaattaaattcaatttgtaaTGTTGATAGAGTAAATGTCCCAGAGTTTGAGACGAATCTTATGTCATTTGCTCCTCCTTTGCCACAAGATGTTCCACCGTCTTCCCCACCACCACCTTcatctccaccaccaccaccaccaccacctcctccttgtcctcctcctcctcctcctcctcctcctcctcctgtTCCTCTACCTGCAACCCCATCTACTGCACAGCTCACATCAGCTACCTCTGATCAATTTCATGTTGCAGTTGATTCAAAAGGTTTTGAAGATTCACTG ACCGTGAAAGCCAATGCACTGCATCCTATGGCTCAGTCCTTTGCTGAACCAAGAAACGGTCAACCTGCCAATGAGGCAATGCAGTATACTGTCCATGAATGTAGAGACAAGCAAATGCAGATGCAGGCATCTACTTGCTCTTTCAACACTCTCCCTATACAATCAACCGACATTTCCAGGAACGCTGATGGTGGTACTATGCATAATAAATGTTACTCGATACCACCACCTCACCATGTGCCATCTAATCAGTTTTCTTTTGTTCATGGGGAACATCGTATGAAGTCTCAAAGGGAGGTTCTGCCACCCCTTCCCTATTCCAATGATTACCACTTTGTGCCGAGTATGAAGAGAGAATTTGGTTACGAAAATCATGAGAGATTAAAACCTCCTTCATGTGATTACCAAGAGATATGGAATGTTCCTCCTTCTTATG GTCCGTGGTATCATGATAGAGGTGTGACTGCCCCTTATGGTTGTCATCCAAATGAACCAGCCAGTTTTCCAGGTCATGGATGGAGATTTCCTCCCCCAGCACTGAATTACAGGGACTCCTTGCCTTTTAGACCTCACTATGAAGATGCAATTCCAGTAGCAAACCGAG GCCCAAGCATTTGGCAGCCCAGGTGA
- the LOC108328906 gene encoding protein HUA2-LIKE 2 isoform X2 — translation MPPSRRKSGKKAAAAAAACSQFKVGDLVLAKVKGFPVWPATVDEPQKWGYSADRKKVFVYFFGTQQIAFCNPTDVEAFTEDKKQSLAKRPGRGADFARAVKEIIESYEKLKSDNLDDDTSSDGEVAIANLSNPLDPSANLWSKDEIEAPLEINSQKESSNCVIGRPEVVCAAEDAVALRNESYNVEASLDEPIDNATVTATVKSPFPITLRNEPARRIRSTLQVQAFVVPSNDGENIGDCNSDDYVLADAIQSMDIRRCKHTRKSPNILGCDDTDSLAFASNLSMEDNGSEIITVNSDAFTLHDGSTIDCNLKLEQSEPFECLEGEDDFNRGLDLEIKTIISKKKRRPNRKKETNDAGALNASQILLNMSENSKERYPDQDGDEHLPLVKRARVRMNKSSAEAELNSTIEVQVRSGDEDITDSPHQLTTSSNCENGSRTEVGSLVLKEALVNVSPSNLKAPCSENGSHICKIKKDQMIGFSVNDEAALPPSKRIHRALEAMSANAAEDGQACMESSSSIVASTGRCCISTMKKCPCMTDNNEGGNDLELQRLDSCGIDSSHVSVCSFSARSNTIISIENESSIEVDEQLAKYENEIGKDAIPGDRQQVGEDLSDSVVCFPSKIVSQIHLHGKISRNPDMKCCQVGSNQDSPGPSLLPNCDGNIRPLNHSDASDTLEHGGISLDPVFGDSESDKLLPQNRINVPQNVVVVCEDVKQVVGDSKKINDTHEIVKEVKFKGQEEDMNSVSISNDYSGEKGNLGIVSSPSLTDGRVCLPPGSPPNTTPVCNISTSDSSNILQNGSCSPDVHQKNTLSGPTDGWKDGIVANERSRSVGKSTEAGGAALLYFEAMLGTLTRTKESIGRATRIAIDCAKFGIATKVVEILVRSLENETSLHRRVDLFFLVDSIAQCSRGLKGDIGGVYPSVMKAVLPRLLSAVAPPGNAAKENRRQCLKVLRLWLERKILPESIIRHHMREIDSYSTSAYAGVFSRRSSRRDRPFDDPVRDMEGMLDEYGSNSSFQLPGFCMPRMLEDGGSDSDGGEFEAVTPEHDSETHEVQEMAHAIEKRRHVLEDVDGELEMEDVAPSVDIELNSICNVDRVNVPEFETNLMSFAPPLPQDVPPSSPPPPSSPPPPPPPPPPCPPPPPPPPPPPVPLPATPSTAQLTSATSDQFHVAVDSKGFEDSLTVKANALHPMAQSFAEPRNGQPANEAMQYTVHECRDKQMQMQASTCSFNTLPIQSTDISRNADGVSKGGSATPSLFQ, via the exons GTGGATGAGCCGCAGAAGTGGGGTTACTCTGCTGATCGGAAGAAAGTATTTGTTTACTTCTTTGGAACCCAACAAAT AGCATTCTGTAATCCTACCGATGTAGAAGCATTTACTGAAGATAAGAAACAATCTCTTGCCAAACGTCCAGGAAGGGGTGCTGATTTCGCACGTGCGGTAAAGGAGATTATTGAAAGttatgaaaaattgaagagTGATAATCTAGATGATGACACTAGTTCTGATGGGGAAGTTGCCATTGCAAATTTATCAAATCCACTTGATCCATCTGCAAACCTATGGTCAAAGGATGAGATCGAGGCTCCTTTGGAAATTAATTCACAAAAGGAATCTTCAAATTGTGTGATTGGCAGACCTGAGGTAGTTTGTGCAGCTGAGGATGCTGTTGCATTGAGGAATGAGTCGTATAATGTAGAGGCATCATTGGATGAACCTATTGATAATGCTACTGTGACTGCAACTGTAAAATCACCTTTTCCAATTACCCTGAGAAATGAACCAGCTCGAAGGATTAGAAGCACATTACAGGTCCAAGCCTTTGTTGTACCTTCTAATGATGGTGAAAATATCGGTGATTGTAATAGTGATGACTATGTATTAGCTGATGCAATTCAGAGTATGGATATACGAAGGTGTAAACATACCAGGAAATCTCCTAATATCTTAGGTTGCGATGATACTGATTCACTTGCATTTGCCTCAAATCTTAGCATGGAGGATAATGGTTCTGAAATTATTACTGTAAATTCTGATGCCTTTACTTTACATGACGGAAGTACAATAGATTGTAATTTAAAACTTGAACAGTCTGAGCCTTTTGAGTGCCTTGAAGGTGAAGATGATTTTAACAGAGGTCTTGATCTAGAAATAAAGACTATAATCagcaagaagaaaagaagaccAAATAGGAAGAAAGAAACTAATGATGCTGGTGCACTGAATGCCAGTCAAATTTTGCTGAATATGAGTGAAAATTCAAAAGAGAGATACCCTGACCAAGATGGAGATGAACACTTGCCCTTGGTGAAACGAGCCAGAGTTAGAATGAATAAATCATCAGCAGAGGCAGAACTCAATAGCACTATAGAAGTCCAGGTGAGGAGTGGTGACGAAGATATTACTGACTCACCACATCAACTAACCACATCCTCAAATTGTGAAAATGGTAGCCGTACTGAAGTAGGCTCATTAGTCTTGAAAGAAGCTTTGGTTAATGTTTCTCCTTCTAACTTAAAAGCTCCATGTTCAGAAAATGGTTctcatatttgtaaaattaagaaAGACCAAATGATTGGCTTTTCTGTGAATGATGAAGCTGCTCTGCCTCCATCTAAACGGATCCATCGTGCTTTGGAAGCAATGTCTGCCAATGCTGCTGAAGATGGTCAAGCTTGCATGGAATCATCATCCTCTATAGTGGCATCAACTGGTAGGTGCTGTATATCTACTATGAAGAAATGTCCTTGTATGACTGATAATAATGAAGGAGGTAACGATTTAGAACTTCAAAGGTTGGATTCTTGTGGCATTGATTCTTCTCATGTTAGTGTATGTAGTTTCTCAGCTCGTTCAAATACAATTATTTCCATAGAGAATGAGTCATCTATAGAAGTGGATGAGCAGTTGGCCAAGTACGAAAATGAAATTGGGAAGGATGCCATCCCTGGTGATAGACAGCAAGTTGGTGAAGATCTTAGTGATTCTGTTGTTTGTTTTCCTTCCAAAATAGTTTCTCAAATTCACTTACATGGCAAAATTTCTCGTAATCCTGATATGAAATGTTGTCAAGTTGGAAGCAATCAAGATTCACCAGGTCCATCCTTGTTACCAAATTGTGATGGCAACATCAGGCCTTTGAACCATTCAGATGCATCGGATACATTAGAGCATGGCGGAATAAGTCTTGATCCTGTGTTCGGGGACAGTGAAAGTGATAAATTATTACCTCAAAACAGAATTAACGTGCCCCAAAATGTGGTGGTTGTTTGTGAGGATGTGAAGCAAGTAGTTGGTGACAGCAAAAAAATTAATGACAC GCATGAGATTGTTAAAGAAGTGAAATTTAAAGGACAAGAGGAGGATATGAATTCTGTTTCAATATCAAATGATTATTCAGGTGAAAAGGGTAATTTAGGGATTGTGTCAAGCCCATCTTTGACTGATGGCAGAGTCTGCCTTCCACCAGGTTCACCTCCAAACACAACACCAGTCTGCAATATTTCTACATCAGACAGTAGTAATATCCTTCAAAATGGAAGTTGTAGCCCTGATGTACACCAAAAAAACACTTTATCGGGTCCTACTGATGGATGGAAAGATGGGATTGTGGCAAATGAACGATCAAGATCTGTGGGCAAGTCAACTGAAGCAGGAGGTGCTGCTTTGTTGTACTTTGAAGCAATGCTTGGGACATTGACAAGGACAAAGGAAAGTATTGGTCGAGCAACACGCATTGCTATTGACTGTGCAAAGTTTGGCATTGCAACTAAG GTGGTTGAAATTCTTGTTCGTAGTCTGGAAAATGAGACGAGCCTGCATCGGAGGGTGGATCTGTTTTTTCTTGTTGATTCTATTGCTCAATGTTCTCGAGGGTTGAaag GAGACATTGGTGGAGTGTATCCATCCGTCATGAAAGCAGTGCTGCCACGTCTATTGTCTGCAGTTGCACCTCCTGGAAATGCTGCAAAAGAAAATCGTCGTCAGTGTCTTAAG GTATTAAGGCTGTGGTTGGAGAGAAAAATCCTTCCTGAATCCATTATTCGGCATCATATGCGGGAAATAGACTCATACAGCACTTCAGCTTATGCAGGTGTCTTCTCACGCCGTTCATCAAGAAGAGACAGGCCTTTTGATGACCCTGTCAGAGACATGGAGGGCATGCTTGATGAATATGGAAG CAACTCAAGTTTTCAGCTACCTGGATTTTGCATGCCCCGAATGCTTGAAGATGGAGGAAGTGATTCTGATGGAGGGGAGTTTGAGGCTGTTACTCCTGAGCATGATTCTGAAACACATGAAGTGCAAGAAATGGCTCATGCAATTGAAAAACGCAGGCATGTGTTGGAAGATGTTGATGGTGAGCTTGAAATGGAAGATGTGGCTCCCTCTGttgatattgaattaaattcaatttgtaaTGTTGATAGAGTAAATGTCCCAGAGTTTGAGACGAATCTTATGTCATTTGCTCCTCCTTTGCCACAAGATGTTCCACCGTCTTCCCCACCACCACCTTcatctccaccaccaccaccaccaccacctcctccttgtcctcctcctcctcctcctcctcctcctcctcctgtTCCTCTACCTGCAACCCCATCTACTGCACAGCTCACATCAGCTACCTCTGATCAATTTCATGTTGCAGTTGATTCAAAAGGTTTTGAAGATTCACTG ACCGTGAAAGCCAATGCACTGCATCCTATGGCTCAGTCCTTTGCTGAACCAAGAAACGGTCAACCTGCCAATGAGGCAATGCAGTATACTGTCCATGAATGTAGAGACAAGCAAATGCAGATGCAGGCATCTACTTGCTCTTTCAACACTCTCCCTATACAATCAACCGACATTTCCAGGAACGCTGATGGTG TCTCAAAGGGAGGTTCTGCCACCCCTTCCCTATTCCAATGA
- the LOC108328907 gene encoding probable glutathione peroxidase 5 — MGAAESVSENSIHEFSVKDPKGRDVNLTTYKGKVLLVVNVASKCGFTNSNYTQLTELYGRYKAKGLEILAFPCNQFLKQQPGNSLEAEQFACTRYKAEYPIFGKVRVNGPNTAPVYKFLKANKSGFLGSRIKWNFTKFLVDKEGKVLKRYGPTTSPLSIEKDIKRALGEA, encoded by the exons ATGGGTGCTGCGGAATCAGTCTCGGAAAATTCCATCCATGAATTCTCGGTCAAG GATCCCAAGGGAAGAGACGTGAACCTCACCACCTACAAGGGGAAGGTTCTGCTTGTAGTTAACGTTGCTTCAAAATG TGGATTTACGAATTCTAATTACACCCAGTTAACTGAGCTTTACGGCAGATACAAAGCCAAAG GTCTTGAGATACTGGCATTTCCATGCAATCAGTTTTTGAAGCAACAGCCGGGGAATAGCCTGGAGGCAGAGCAATTTGCCTGTACAAGGTACAAGGCCGAGTATCCCATTTTTGGAAAG GTACGTGTCAATGGACCTAACACAGCACCTGTCTACAAATTCCTTAAAGCAAATAAATCAGGATTTTTGGGTTCTAGGATAAAGTGGAATTTCACCAAGTTTCTGGTTGACAAGGAAGGGAAAGTCCTAAAGCGTTATGGTCCAACCACCTCACCGCTGTCCATTGAA AAGGACATCAAGAGGGCATTGGGGGAGGCTTGA